A stretch of Candidatus Dojkabacteria bacterium DNA encodes these proteins:
- a CDS encoding ABC transporter ATP-binding protein, whose protein sequence is MKSEKIIEVKNLFKRYGNLVAVNDISFDVYKGEIFGLLGPNGAGKTTTLEIMETLRDETDGDVTIAGYSINKDPNKIKRLIGIQLQQSGFYPKLNLTQLIQLFEGLYGVKVDTKEVLDSVGLGDKAKVEFSKMSGGQKQRFSLAVTLINRPRIIFLDEPTTGLDPQTRVNIWDLIRSIRDTGVTIIMTTHYMEEAEELCDRVGIMDNGKLVAIDTPQNLVQELLDRGFKSKKVIKPASLADVFLDLTGKELRE, encoded by the coding sequence ATGAAAAGCGAAAAAATTATAGAAGTAAAAAACCTTTTTAAGCGGTACGGAAATCTAGTCGCAGTAAATGACATAAGCTTTGATGTTTATAAAGGCGAAATTTTTGGACTTTTAGGTCCTAACGGTGCAGGAAAAACTACAACCCTTGAAATAATGGAAACACTCCGGGATGAAACAGATGGCGACGTAACCATTGCCGGGTATTCAATAAACAAAGATCCAAACAAAATAAAAAGACTTATTGGAATTCAGCTTCAACAGTCAGGATTTTATCCCAAACTCAATTTAACTCAACTTATCCAACTCTTTGAAGGACTTTATGGTGTAAAGGTTGATACAAAAGAAGTTCTTGACTCTGTTGGACTGGGCGACAAGGCCAAGGTCGAATTTTCTAAAATGTCAGGCGGACAAAAGCAACGGTTTTCTCTTGCAGTAACGCTCATAAACCGTCCCAGGATAATATTTCTAGACGAGCCAACAACAGGTCTTGATCCGCAAACTCGCGTAAACATTTGGGATTTAATACGATCTATTCGTGATACAGGAGTAACAATAATTATGACTACCCACTACATGGAAGAAGCTGAAGAGCTGTGCGATAGGGTAGGAATTATGGATAATGGTAAGCTTGTAGCCATTGACACACCCCAAAATCTTGTTCAGGAGCTTCTGGACCGTGGATTCAAATCTAAAAAGGTAATAAAACCTGCAAGTTTGGCCGATGTTTTTCTTGACTTAACAGGTAAAGAACTTAGAGAATAA
- a CDS encoding ABC transporter permease codes for MAKSTKQDKKTKPVPRKYNQLKALLAITKASMISTLRSPSSLIFGLIFPIIFVSIFGLLDDQGLSFDVALRKGSDTTNPIFESLSESESVTFEYDLSDTEILEKLEKGKLDAEIFIERRDYQLPMYEITVTVSNASQMSGQFLHVVSGISDKINLAAAPVDGFLTSLSVSEVEGRKYKAIDFILPGQLGFSLLNMGVFATAFVFLRLRETLVLKRFFATPVKKLYVIVGEAFSRLSISLLQAMLVILLGYFFLGFTLSNGVETFISMVLLSAIGLIIFMGFGFMISGIAKTDAAISPFANIITLPQMLLSGTFFEMEFFPTWLQSIGKALPLTYFNDAMRKIAFEGLSLVDVWPELLALSVWGIGIYFVAIRVFKWEAD; via the coding sequence ATGGCAAAAAGCACAAAGCAAGACAAAAAAACAAAACCGGTTCCTAGAAAATATAATCAACTAAAAGCACTCCTTGCAATTACAAAGGCTAGCATGATCTCAACATTGCGAAGCCCAAGCAGTCTAATTTTTGGACTTATCTTCCCGATAATTTTTGTAAGCATCTTTGGACTTTTGGATGATCAGGGACTTTCATTTGACGTAGCACTTCGCAAAGGATCAGATACAACAAACCCAATATTCGAAAGCCTTAGTGAGTCAGAAAGCGTAACCTTTGAATATGACCTTTCAGATACAGAGATCTTGGAAAAGCTTGAGAAGGGAAAACTCGATGCGGAAATTTTCATCGAGCGAAGAGACTATCAATTGCCGATGTACGAAATTACGGTCACCGTAAGTAACGCCTCCCAAATGTCTGGACAGTTCTTACATGTTGTTTCAGGAATTTCAGACAAAATAAATCTTGCTGCAGCTCCGGTAGACGGATTCCTAACATCACTTTCAGTATCGGAGGTCGAGGGTAGAAAATACAAAGCAATAGACTTTATCCTGCCAGGACAATTAGGCTTTTCACTACTTAACATGGGTGTTTTTGCAACTGCGTTTGTATTCCTAAGACTACGAGAAACCCTTGTTCTAAAGCGTTTTTTTGCAACACCTGTTAAAAAACTTTATGTTATAGTTGGTGAAGCATTTAGTAGACTCAGCATTTCGTTACTTCAGGCAATGCTTGTAATTTTACTTGGATATTTCTTCCTTGGATTTACTCTGAGTAATGGAGTGGAGACATTTATAAGCATGGTACTTTTATCGGCTATAGGACTTATAATCTTCATGGGATTCGGCTTTATGATATCCGGAATTGCAAAGACAGATGCAGCAATTTCACCTTTTGCAAACATTATCACTTTACCTCAAATGCTTTTGTCGGGCACATTTTTTGAAATGGAATTCTTTCCGACTTGGCTACAATCAATTGGGAAAGCATTGCCACTTACATATTTTAATGATGCTATGAGGAAAATCGCATTTGAAGGCTTAAGCCTTGTCGACGTATGGCCCGAACTTTTAGCCTTATCCGTATGGGGAATTGGTATATATTTCGTTGCCATCAGAGTTTTTAAATGGGAAGCAGACTAA